A stretch of the Theropithecus gelada isolate Dixy chromosome 7a, Tgel_1.0, whole genome shotgun sequence genome encodes the following:
- the POLR2M gene encoding protein GRINL1A isoform X1, producing MSSLPRGFEPQAPEELGQRSLVELREMLKRQERLLRNEKFICKLPDKGKKIFDSVAKLKAAVAEHEEVRRKSELFHPVSLDCKLRQKGIAEVDVGTDKAQNSDPILDTSSLVPGCSSVDNIKSSKTTSQNQGLGHPTHEGDGETPEVEYTVIKGPASSNRDRVPSSSEASEHHPQHHVSSQAEDTSSSFDNLFIDRLQRITIADQGEQQSEENASTKNLTDVSSGTQKKPHYMEVLEMRAKNPVPQLHKFKTNVLPFRQNDSSSHCQKSGSPISSEERRRRDKQHLDDITAARLLPLHHMPTQLLSIEESLALQKQQKQNYEEMQAKLAAQKLAERLNIKMRSYNPEGESSGRYREVRDEDDDWSSDEF from the exons ATGTCCTCGCTGCCCCGCGGCTTCGAGCCCCAAGCTCCCGAGGAGTTGGGGCAGCGGAGTTTGGTGGAGCTGCGGGAAATGTTGAAGCGCCAGGAGAGACTTTTGCGCAACGA AAAATTCATTTGCAAATTGCCCGACAAAGGTAAAAAGATCTTTGACTCTGTTGCCAAACTGAAAGCTGCTGTTGCAGAACATGAAGAAGTTAGAAGAAAAAGTGAACTGTTTCACCCTGTTAGTTTAGACTGTAAGCTAAGGCAAAAAGGAATTGCAGAAGTTGATGTGGGTACAGATAAGGCCCAGAATTCTGACCCGATACTTGATACTTCATCACTAGTTCCTGGGTGTTCCTCTGTAGATAATATCAAGTCATCTAAAACAACCTCACAAAACCAGGGACTTGGACATCCTACTCATGAAGGTGATGGGGAGACTCCAGAGGTTGAGTACACAGTGATTAAGGGCCCAGCTTCCAGCAACAGAGACAGGGTACCGTCTTCATCTGAAGCTAGTGAGCATCACCCGCAGCATCATGTTTCAAGTCAAGCAGAAGATACTTCCAGCAGCTTTGACAACCTGTTTATTGACAGGTTACAGAGGATCACCATTGCAGACCAAGGTGAACAACAGTCAGAAGAAAATGCAAGTACTAAGAACTTGACAGACGTTTCTAGTGGGACTCAGAAGAAGCCTCATTACATGGAAGTGCTAGAAATGCGAGCCAAAAATCCAGTGCCCCAGCTGCATAAATTTAAAACCAATGT GTTACCTTTTCGACAAAATGATTCGTCTAGTCATTGTCAGAAGAGCGGGTCTCCTATTTCCTCAGAAGAGCGGCGGCGCAGGGATAAGCAGCATCTTGATGACATCACAGCAGCTCGGCTTCTACCGCTTCACCATATGCCCACGCAGCTGCTCTCCATAGAAGAATCTTTGGCACTTcagaaacaacagaaacagaATTATGAG GAGATGCAAGCAAAGCTGGCAgcgcaaaaattagctgaaagaCTGAATATTAAAATGCGGAGTTATAATCCAGAAGGGGAGTCTTCAGGGAGATACCGAGAAGTAAGGGATGAAGATGACGATTGGTCCTCTGATGAATTCTGA
- the POLR2M gene encoding protein GRINL1A isoform X2, producing the protein MSSLPRGFEPQAPEELGQRSLVELREMLKRQERLLRNELQRITIADQGEQQSEENASTKNLTDVSSGTQKKPHYMEVLEMRAKNPVPQLHKFKTNVLPFRQNDSSSHCQKSGSPISSEERRRRDKQHLDDITAARLLPLHHMPTQLLSIEESLALQKQQKQNYEEMQAKLAAQKLAERLNIKMRSYNPEGESSGRYREVRDEDDDWSSDEF; encoded by the exons ATGTCCTCGCTGCCCCGCGGCTTCGAGCCCCAAGCTCCCGAGGAGTTGGGGCAGCGGAGTTTGGTGGAGCTGCGGGAAATGTTGAAGCGCCAGGAGAGACTTTTGCGCAACGA GTTACAGAGGATCACCATTGCAGACCAAGGTGAACAACAGTCAGAAGAAAATGCAAGTACTAAGAACTTGACAGACGTTTCTAGTGGGACTCAGAAGAAGCCTCATTACATGGAAGTGCTAGAAATGCGAGCCAAAAATCCAGTGCCCCAGCTGCATAAATTTAAAACCAATGT GTTACCTTTTCGACAAAATGATTCGTCTAGTCATTGTCAGAAGAGCGGGTCTCCTATTTCCTCAGAAGAGCGGCGGCGCAGGGATAAGCAGCATCTTGATGACATCACAGCAGCTCGGCTTCTACCGCTTCACCATATGCCCACGCAGCTGCTCTCCATAGAAGAATCTTTGGCACTTcagaaacaacagaaacagaATTATGAG GAGATGCAAGCAAAGCTGGCAgcgcaaaaattagctgaaagaCTGAATATTAAAATGCGGAGTTATAATCCAGAAGGGGAGTCTTCAGGGAGATACCGAGAAGTAAGGGATGAAGATGACGATTGGTCCTCTGATGAATTCTGA